Proteins encoded in a region of the Streptomyces sp. NBC_00513 genome:
- a CDS encoding dolichyl-phosphate-mannose--protein mannosyltransferase, whose protein sequence is MTSTATPPPSPAGAPPAPSGGRDSEPEPSVWLRRLRGFGYAPRTPDADVRTRLVPPYARPSAQLWTALGVPAAAAVTWQRVLAWAGPLLVALVAGVLRFVHLGSPKAVIFDETYYAKDAWATIRQGYEASWPKDIDKSILSDPDGVALPLDPGYVVHPPVGKWVIGIGEWMFGFDPFGWRFMTAVLGTLSVLMLCRIGRRLFRSTFLGCLAGALLAVDGLHLVMSRTALLDLVLMFFVLAAFGALVVDRDKARAKLAAALPVDEDGRTRPDLAVAETLRLGLRPYRILAGVCLGLAFGTKWNGLVILAFFGILTVLWDAAARRTAGAGAPYAAMLRKDALPGFLSTVPVAIGVYLASWTGWILSPDNGKGGYFRDWAAKNDQHSSLSFLPEWLRSLWHYETEVYKFHVGLTSGHTYESNPWSWLVLGRPVSYFYESPAPGTDGCPATETAKCAREVLALGTPLLWWAGCFALLYVLWRWLFRRDWRAGAITCALAAGLLPWFNYQERTIFFFYAVVFVPYLCLAVAMMIGAMLGPAGSSERRRAIGAIGAGVLVLLIVWNFIYFWPIYTGQSLPMDSWRGRMWLDTWV, encoded by the coding sequence GTGACCAGTACCGCGACGCCGCCGCCCAGCCCCGCGGGGGCCCCGCCCGCCCCCTCGGGCGGACGCGACTCCGAGCCCGAGCCGTCCGTCTGGCTCCGCCGTCTGCGGGGCTTCGGCTACGCGCCGCGGACCCCGGACGCGGACGTCCGTACCCGCCTCGTGCCCCCGTACGCCCGCCCCTCCGCACAGTTGTGGACGGCGCTCGGCGTGCCGGCCGCGGCGGCGGTCACCTGGCAGCGGGTCCTGGCGTGGGCCGGGCCGCTGCTGGTGGCCCTGGTCGCCGGGGTGCTGCGGTTCGTGCACCTGGGCAGCCCCAAGGCGGTGATATTCGACGAGACGTACTACGCCAAGGACGCCTGGGCCACGATCCGACAGGGCTACGAGGCGAGTTGGCCCAAGGACATCGACAAGTCGATCCTGTCCGACCCGGACGGGGTGGCTCTGCCGCTGGACCCGGGCTACGTCGTGCACCCGCCGGTCGGCAAATGGGTGATCGGCATCGGCGAGTGGATGTTCGGCTTCGATCCGTTCGGCTGGCGGTTCATGACCGCCGTGCTCGGCACGCTGTCCGTGCTGATGCTGTGCCGGATCGGCCGCCGGCTCTTCCGATCCACCTTCCTCGGCTGCCTGGCGGGCGCGCTGCTGGCGGTGGACGGCCTGCACCTGGTGATGAGCCGCACGGCCCTCCTCGACCTGGTGCTGATGTTCTTCGTCCTGGCCGCCTTCGGGGCGCTGGTCGTCGACCGGGACAAGGCCCGGGCGAAACTCGCGGCGGCGCTCCCCGTGGACGAGGACGGACGCACCCGCCCCGACCTCGCCGTCGCGGAGACGCTGCGGCTGGGCCTGCGCCCGTACCGGATCCTGGCGGGCGTCTGCCTGGGTCTGGCGTTCGGCACCAAGTGGAACGGCCTGGTGATCCTGGCCTTCTTCGGGATCCTGACCGTCCTGTGGGACGCGGCCGCGCGCCGCACCGCCGGCGCGGGCGCCCCGTACGCGGCGATGCTGCGCAAGGACGCGCTGCCCGGCTTCCTCTCCACGGTGCCGGTGGCGATCGGCGTGTACCTGGCGTCGTGGACGGGCTGGATCCTCAGCCCGGACAACGGCAAGGGCGGCTACTTCCGCGACTGGGCCGCCAAGAACGACCAGCACAGCTCGCTGTCCTTCCTGCCGGAATGGCTGCGGAGCCTGTGGCACTACGAGACCGAGGTCTACAAGTTCCACGTGGGCCTGACCTCGGGCCACACCTACGAGTCGAACCCGTGGAGCTGGCTCGTGCTCGGCCGGCCCGTCTCGTACTTCTACGAGTCCCCCGCACCCGGCACGGACGGCTGCCCGGCCACGGAAACCGCCAAGTGCGCCCGCGAGGTACTGGCCCTGGGCACGCCCCTGCTGTGGTGGGCCGGCTGCTTCGCGCTGCTGTACGTACTGTGGCGGTGGCTGTTCCGCCGCGACTGGCGGGCGGGCGCCATCACGTGCGCGCTGGCCGCCGGCCTGCTGCCCTGGTTCAACTACCAGGAGCGGACCATCTTCTTCTTCTACGCGGTGGTCTTCGTCCCGTACCTGTGCCTGGCCGTGGCGATGATGATCGGCGCGATGCTCGGCCCGGCGGGCTCCTCGGAACGCCGCCGCGCGATCGGCGCGATCGGCGCGGGCGTACTCGTCCTGCTGATCGTCTGGAACTTCATCTACTTCTGGCCCATCTACACGGGCCAGTCCCTCCCGATGGACTCCTGGCGCGGCCGCATGTGGCTGGACACCTGGGTCTAG
- the rsmA gene encoding 16S rRNA (adenine(1518)-N(6)/adenine(1519)-N(6))-dimethyltransferase RsmA — protein MSTAEQQPESTTPDALLGPADIRELAAVLGVRPTKQKGQNFVIDANTVRRIVRTAEVRPDDVVVEVGPGLGSLTLALLEAADRVVAVEIDDILAAALPATIEARMPARKDRFSLVHSDAMLVTELPGPAPTALVANLPYNVAVPVLLTMLDRFPTIERTLVMVQAEVADRLAAEPGNKVYGVPSVKANWYAHVKRAGSIGRKVFWPAPNVDSGLVSLVRRAEPIKTTASKAEVFAVVDAAFAQRRKTLRAALAGWAGSAAAAEAALVAAGVSPQARGESLTVEEFAAIAENKPAAQRPAL, from the coding sequence GTGAGCACCGCAGAGCAGCAGCCTGAGAGCACGACCCCTGACGCCCTTCTCGGCCCGGCCGACATCCGGGAGCTGGCCGCCGTACTCGGCGTCCGGCCGACGAAGCAGAAGGGTCAGAACTTCGTCATCGACGCCAACACGGTCCGTCGGATCGTCCGCACCGCCGAGGTGCGGCCCGACGACGTGGTCGTGGAGGTCGGCCCGGGCCTGGGCTCGCTGACGCTCGCGCTGCTGGAGGCCGCCGACCGGGTCGTCGCCGTCGAGATCGACGACATCCTGGCCGCCGCCCTGCCCGCCACCATCGAGGCACGGATGCCGGCCCGCAAGGACCGCTTCTCCCTCGTGCACTCCGACGCGATGCTCGTCACCGAGCTGCCCGGCCCGGCGCCGACCGCGCTCGTCGCGAACCTGCCCTACAACGTGGCCGTCCCGGTGCTGCTGACCATGCTCGACCGGTTCCCGACCATCGAGCGGACCCTCGTCATGGTGCAGGCGGAGGTCGCCGACCGGCTCGCCGCCGAGCCCGGCAACAAGGTGTACGGAGTGCCCTCCGTCAAGGCCAACTGGTACGCCCACGTCAAGCGCGCGGGCTCCATCGGCCGCAAGGTCTTCTGGCCCGCGCCGAACGTCGACTCCGGACTCGTCTCGCTGGTCCGCCGCGCCGAACCGATCAAGACGACCGCCTCCAAGGCCGAGGTCTTCGCCGTCGTGGACGCCGCCTTCGCGCAGCGCCGCAAGACCCTGCGCGCCGCGCTGGCCGGCTGGGCCGGCTCGGCGGCGGCCGCCGAGGCCGCCCTGGTCGCCGCAGGCGTCTCCCCGCAGGCCCGCGGGGAGTCCCTGACGGTCGAGGAGTTCGCGGCCATCGCCGAGAACAAGCCCGCCGCGCAGAGGCCCGCACTGTGA
- a CDS encoding resuscitation-promoting factor: MLPGSGRRRGSVAAPEAPGEPAAGRRRRALPTTVPAGAGTAGAGTAGAGPAGAGPVPAVAEPAPARSRRSTGTAADTWRRIVPQALVVAFLAGGTTAFVAADKSVRLTVDGVPRSLHTFADGVDELLAAEGLGVGPHDLVAPARGSALDDGEDVVVRYGRPLRLTLDGERRQVWTTSRTVEGALRQLGIRAEGAHLSAPRTTPVPRSGLTLDVRTERGVTFLADGRETTVRTNAATIQEALDQAGISLHGQDSTSVPPTAFPRDGQIVTVLRITGTREVREERIPYEIEWVRDDDLFAGTEVVERVGRPGTRRVTYGRRIVNGVRQKPRRLADEIVRAPVNRLVKVGTKALPDSVAGADGLDWGALAQCESGGRPAATDPSGTYGGLYQFDVRTWQALGGSGRPQDAPGTEQTYRAKKLYVQRGATPWPHCGRRLYR, encoded by the coding sequence GTGCTCCCCGGCTCGGGACGGCGCCGGGGATCGGTCGCCGCCCCCGAGGCGCCGGGAGAGCCGGCCGCCGGCCGCCGCAGACGGGCACTCCCCACCACCGTCCCGGCGGGCGCGGGAACGGCGGGCGCGGGAACGGCGGGCGCGGGTCCGGCGGGCGCGGGTCCGGTCCCCGCCGTCGCGGAGCCGGCGCCCGCCCGGTCCCGCCGCTCCACCGGCACCGCGGCCGACACCTGGCGGCGGATCGTCCCGCAGGCGCTCGTCGTGGCCTTCCTCGCCGGCGGCACCACCGCGTTCGTCGCCGCAGACAAATCGGTTCGGCTCACCGTCGACGGAGTCCCGAGGTCCCTGCACACCTTCGCCGACGGGGTCGACGAACTCCTCGCCGCGGAAGGCCTCGGCGTCGGCCCCCACGACCTCGTCGCCCCGGCCCGCGGCAGCGCCCTCGACGACGGCGAGGACGTCGTCGTCCGCTACGGGCGGCCCCTGCGCCTGACCCTCGACGGGGAACGCCGCCAGGTGTGGACCACCTCCCGCACCGTCGAGGGCGCGCTGCGCCAGCTCGGCATCCGCGCCGAGGGCGCCCACCTCTCCGCCCCCCGCACCACCCCCGTGCCGCGCAGCGGCCTCACCCTCGACGTCCGCACGGAACGCGGGGTCACCTTCCTGGCCGACGGCCGCGAGACCACCGTCCGCACCAACGCCGCCACCATCCAGGAGGCCCTCGACCAGGCCGGCATCAGCCTGCACGGCCAGGACAGCACCTCCGTCCCGCCGACCGCCTTCCCGCGCGACGGCCAGATCGTGACCGTCCTGCGCATCACCGGTACCCGCGAGGTCCGCGAGGAGCGCATCCCGTACGAGATCGAGTGGGTCAGGGACGACGACCTGTTCGCCGGCACCGAGGTCGTCGAACGGGTCGGCCGACCGGGGACGCGCCGGGTCACCTACGGCCGGCGCATCGTCAACGGGGTCCGCCAGAAGCCCCGCCGGCTCGCCGACGAGATCGTCCGCGCACCCGTCAACCGGCTCGTGAAGGTCGGCACGAAGGCCCTGCCCGACTCCGTCGCCGGGGCCGACGGCCTCGACTGGGGGGCGCTGGCCCAGTGCGAGTCCGGCGGCCGGCCGGCCGCCACCGACCCGTCGGGGACGTACGGGGGGCTGTACCAGTTCGACGTACGGACCTGGCAGGCCCTCGGCGGCAGCGGACGCCCGCAGGACGCGCCGGGGACGGAGCAGACGTACCGGGCCAAGAAGCTCTACGTGCAGCGGGGGGCGACTCCGTGGCCGCACTGCGGCCGTAGGCTTTACCGGTGA
- the rsmI gene encoding 16S rRNA (cytidine(1402)-2'-O)-methyltransferase, which produces MTTDQPRGAETSPSTGVLVLAGTPIGDLADAPPRLGAELERADVIAAEDTRRLRRLTQGLGVHTTGRVLSYFEGNESARTPELVEALEAGKRVLLVTDAGMPSVSDPGYRLVAAAVEKDIKVTAVPGPSAVLTALALSGLPVDRFCFEGFLPRKAGERLGRLREVEAERRTLVYFEAPHRLDDTLAAMAEVFGADRRAAVCRELTKTYEEVKRGGLGELAAWAAEGVRGEITVVVEGAPAAGPGDVDDEELVRRVRVREEAGERRKEAIAAVAAEAGVPKRDVFDAVVAAKNAAQKAPGIGKDRA; this is translated from the coding sequence GTGACGACTGACCAGCCCCGCGGCGCCGAGACCTCCCCTTCCACCGGTGTGCTCGTGCTCGCCGGCACCCCGATCGGCGATCTCGCCGACGCCCCGCCCCGGCTCGGGGCCGAGCTGGAGCGGGCCGATGTGATCGCCGCCGAGGACACCCGGCGGCTGCGGAGGCTGACCCAGGGGCTCGGTGTGCACACCACCGGGCGCGTCCTGTCGTACTTCGAGGGCAACGAGTCCGCCCGCACCCCCGAACTCGTCGAGGCCCTGGAGGCCGGCAAGCGGGTGCTGTTGGTCACCGACGCCGGCATGCCCTCGGTGTCCGACCCCGGCTACCGGCTGGTCGCCGCCGCCGTGGAGAAGGACATCAAGGTCACCGCCGTGCCGGGGCCCTCCGCCGTGCTGACCGCGCTCGCCCTGTCCGGGTTGCCCGTGGACCGGTTCTGCTTCGAGGGCTTCCTGCCGCGCAAGGCCGGCGAGCGCCTCGGCCGGCTGCGCGAGGTCGAGGCGGAGCGCCGCACCCTCGTCTACTTCGAGGCGCCCCACCGGCTCGACGACACCCTGGCCGCCATGGCGGAGGTCTTCGGCGCCGACCGGCGGGCGGCCGTCTGCCGCGAACTGACCAAGACGTACGAGGAGGTCAAGCGCGGCGGGCTGGGCGAGTTGGCGGCGTGGGCCGCCGAGGGCGTGCGCGGGGAGATCACGGTCGTCGTCGAGGGCGCCCCGGCCGCCGGACCCGGCGACGTGGACGACGAGGAGCTGGTGCGCAGGGTGCGGGTGCGCGAGGAGGCGGGGGAGCGTCGCAAGGAGGCCATCGCCGCCGTCGCCGCCGAGGCGGGCGTACCCAAGCGGGACGTTTTCGACGCGGTTGTCGCGGCAAAGAACGCGGCACAAAAGGCGCCCGGAATCGGTAAAGACCGGGCCTGA
- a CDS encoding zinc-ribbon domain-containing protein has translation MAAPGKSLADVHPDLAAEFVHNLENELTSTHLKPQSGYRCRWRCRACGNEWVATPQSRVAGNTGCPACFQGRRGKARRQPKPFSQTARDVLGVTVSQEFVRNVTTPESDLTQLRPGSGDKCEWNCSSCGNVWVATVASRVRSHRNREGSGCRKCYDRRIAIRRRLPQEGDSLKERHPRISQTFVRNITTPGEGPERLRPGSNDRCQWRCPNGHEWEALVLARTYGSECPRCASAGRSRFELEVCFLLEAATGTEVLCDYEVKQALGTSGRPARVDLFLPTIALHVDLDPLHTHNSHRSHANDVRKSVLLADLNYVRLRAHGLPLVPGVAIRVDDATRNGIDPWIWASSLSTLMIAHGLPFELLSNDHITQRLREAAEAWAELKGKVRYPSVAELHPHLLVEFRKNITNPLFDLSVRSPSSFDVVEWGCSKCGNTWESSIRNRAAKGSGCHACYRQGVHANNVRRSIAPTSESLAALKPEIASRFIRCLKDSGRTPENLRLNSNLQCEWYCHTGRHTFTATVCAVARVARRRCCR, from the coding sequence GTGGCTGCGCCAGGCAAGTCCTTGGCAGATGTTCACCCGGACTTAGCGGCTGAGTTTGTTCACAATCTGGAAAATGAGCTTACTTCCACTCACCTAAAGCCACAAAGCGGCTATAGGTGCAGATGGCGTTGTCGTGCATGTGGGAACGAATGGGTGGCAACTCCCCAGAGTCGGGTAGCGGGAAATACTGGATGCCCCGCTTGTTTCCAGGGCAGGCGCGGAAAAGCTCGACGTCAACCAAAGCCATTTTCGCAAACTGCTCGCGATGTCCTAGGCGTAACGGTCTCCCAGGAGTTTGTGAGGAATGTGACGACTCCAGAGTCTGATCTGACGCAACTCAGGCCTGGATCTGGCGACAAGTGCGAGTGGAATTGCTCATCGTGTGGAAATGTTTGGGTGGCGACGGTCGCCTCTCGCGTCCGCTCTCACCGCAATCGAGAGGGATCCGGGTGCCGCAAGTGCTATGACCGTCGAATAGCCATACGGCGTCGGCTCCCCCAAGAGGGCGACTCGCTCAAGGAACGCCATCCGCGAATCAGTCAGACATTCGTCAGGAACATCACTACGCCTGGAGAGGGTCCCGAACGACTGAGGCCAGGGAGTAATGACCGGTGCCAGTGGCGGTGCCCAAACGGGCACGAGTGGGAGGCACTCGTGCTCGCTCGAACCTACGGGTCAGAGTGTCCAAGGTGTGCTTCGGCTGGGAGATCGCGATTCGAACTTGAAGTGTGCTTTCTGCTCGAAGCAGCTACAGGCACGGAAGTTTTGTGCGACTACGAAGTAAAGCAGGCTCTCGGAACGTCGGGGCGGCCAGCCCGAGTGGATCTGTTTCTGCCAACGATTGCGCTTCATGTCGACTTGGATCCACTCCACACGCACAACTCGCATCGTAGCCATGCCAACGACGTCCGGAAGAGTGTTCTGCTGGCCGACTTGAACTATGTGCGACTTCGCGCACACGGCCTCCCGCTTGTACCAGGGGTCGCGATCAGGGTCGACGATGCGACTCGCAACGGCATCGATCCCTGGATCTGGGCTTCATCTCTCAGCACGCTAATGATCGCGCATGGGTTGCCGTTTGAATTGCTAAGCAATGATCATATTACGCAGCGTCTGCGGGAGGCGGCAGAGGCGTGGGCGGAACTGAAGGGGAAAGTCAGATATCCGTCAGTCGCAGAACTACACCCGCATCTTCTGGTTGAATTCAGAAAGAACATAACCAACCCTTTGTTTGATCTCTCTGTGCGCTCCCCTTCGTCGTTCGATGTGGTGGAGTGGGGATGTAGCAAGTGTGGAAATACGTGGGAGAGTTCAATACGGAATAGGGCTGCTAAGGGGTCGGGCTGCCATGCCTGCTATAGGCAAGGCGTCCACGCCAATAATGTTCGCCGTTCAATTGCACCTACGAGTGAATCTCTCGCAGCGCTTAAGCCTGAAATCGCATCTCGATTCATCCGCTGCCTGAAAGACTCGGGTCGAACCCCGGAGAATCTTAGATTGAATAGCAATCTGCAGTGTGAGTGGTATTGCCATACGGGGCGGCACACATTCACCGCTACGGTCTGTGCCGTGGCACGCGTCGCTAGGCGTCGTTGCTGCCGGTGA
- a CDS encoding penicillin-binding transpeptidase domain-containing protein translates to MNGAAKGAIIGGVFLAMVGGAGYGMYSLVGDTGGEKDDTVAGKTATGASRGEGPVTEKETAEAAKGFLTAWAAGDERTAADWTNNASEALSAVADFKTRAYVSKAVITPGTPSGTTVPFKVEAEVTYEGTTKPLAYESRLTVVRGLSTGKALVDWQASVIHPDLKRGERLRAGTPASPPVKLVDRNDQELTPEKYPSLRPVLAQLRETYGGRAGGKAGAELWIEPATATAASTSTTTSTTQDGDAGQDGGGRRTLLTLVAGEPSTLKTYLDAKVQAAAEQAVAKYPESSVVAVKPSNGHILAIANHRKDGYNAAMTGTRAPGSTMKIVTAAMLLDRGKVAADSPAPCDKTVSWGGRSFHNLSNFQLPAGTNFATSFAKSCNTAFIKQIKEVDEDAALSKEATEVFGIGLDWKTGIKSFDGKVPVTTGAESAAEYIGQGQITMNPLNIASITATARSGRFHQPLLVSPELDGRPPATAARTMKSSVRGQLVSMMRLTATSGTGADAMASVGGDKGAKTGSAEVDGAASPDSWFTGFSDDVAAAAMVEGGGHGGAAAGPIVAAVLRS, encoded by the coding sequence GTGAACGGGGCGGCGAAGGGTGCCATCATCGGCGGGGTGTTCCTCGCGATGGTCGGCGGTGCCGGGTACGGCATGTACTCACTGGTCGGCGACACCGGCGGGGAGAAGGACGACACGGTTGCCGGCAAGACGGCGACCGGCGCGTCGAGGGGCGAGGGCCCGGTCACCGAGAAGGAGACCGCGGAGGCCGCGAAGGGCTTCCTGACGGCATGGGCGGCCGGGGACGAGCGCACGGCGGCCGACTGGACGAACAACGCGTCCGAGGCACTGTCGGCGGTCGCCGACTTCAAGACCAGGGCCTACGTGTCCAAGGCGGTGATCACTCCCGGCACCCCGAGCGGCACGACCGTGCCGTTCAAGGTCGAGGCCGAGGTCACCTACGAGGGCACGACCAAGCCCCTGGCGTACGAGTCCCGGCTCACCGTGGTCCGCGGACTCAGCACCGGGAAGGCCCTGGTCGACTGGCAGGCCTCGGTGATCCATCCGGACCTCAAGCGCGGCGAGCGGCTGCGCGCGGGCACGCCGGCCAGTCCCCCGGTCAAGCTGGTGGACCGCAACGACCAGGAACTGACCCCGGAGAAGTACCCGTCGCTGCGGCCCGTGCTGGCCCAACTGCGCGAGACCTACGGCGGCAGGGCCGGAGGCAAGGCGGGAGCGGAGCTGTGGATCGAACCGGCCACCGCCACCGCCGCCTCCACCTCCACCACCACCTCCACCACCCAGGACGGTGACGCCGGGCAGGACGGCGGCGGCAGACGCACGCTGTTGACCCTGGTGGCGGGTGAGCCGAGCACCCTCAAGACGTACCTGGACGCGAAGGTGCAGGCGGCGGCGGAGCAGGCGGTGGCCAAGTACCCGGAGTCCTCGGTGGTGGCCGTCAAGCCGAGCAACGGCCACATCCTGGCCATCGCCAACCACCGCAAGGACGGCTACAACGCGGCGATGACGGGCACGCGCGCACCCGGCTCGACGATGAAGATCGTCACGGCGGCGATGCTGCTCGACCGGGGCAAGGTGGCCGCCGACAGCCCCGCCCCGTGCGACAAGACGGTTTCCTGGGGCGGCCGTTCCTTCCACAACCTGAGCAACTTCCAACTGCCGGCGGGCACGAACTTCGCGACGAGCTTCGCCAAGTCCTGCAACACCGCCTTCATCAAGCAGATCAAGGAGGTCGACGAGGACGCCGCGCTGTCGAAGGAGGCCACGGAGGTCTTCGGCATCGGCCTGGACTGGAAGACGGGCATCAAGTCCTTCGACGGCAAGGTTCCGGTGACGACCGGGGCGGAGTCGGCGGCCGAGTACATCGGGCAGGGCCAGATCACCATGAACCCGCTGAACATCGCGTCCATCACGGCGACGGCACGCAGCGGCCGGTTCCACCAGCCCCTGCTGGTCTCCCCCGAGCTGGACGGCCGGCCGCCCGCGACGGCGGCGCGCACGATGAAGTCGTCGGTGCGCGGCCAACTCGTCTCCATGATGCGGCTGACGGCGACCAGCGGTACCGGCGCCGACGCCATGGCCTCGGTCGGCGGCGACAAGGGCGCGAAGACCGGTTCGGCGGAGGTGGACGGCGCGGCGAGCCCGGACAGTTGGTTCACGGGCTTCAGCGACGACGTGGCCGCGGCGGCGATGGTCGAGGGCGGCGGCCACGGCGGTGCCGCGGCGGGCCCGATCGTGGCGGCGGTCCTGCGTTCCTGA
- a CDS encoding TatD family hydrolase, translating to MSRTANDAPPPPPEPLRVAVADSHTHLDMQSGTVEEGLAKAASVGVTTVVQVGCDVKGSRWAAETAAAYENVHAAVALHPNEAPRIVHGDPDGWSRQGARPGGGDGALDEALAEIEALAALDHVKAVGETGLDFFRTGPEGTAAQERSFRAHIEIAKRRGKALVIHDREAHADVLRILREEGAPERTVFHCYSGDAEMARECAAAGYYMSFAGTVTFKNAAPLREALAVAPLELVLVETDAPYLTPAPYRGRPNAPYLIPLTVRAMAAVRGLDEDAMATALAANTARAFDYVPPTPGAAL from the coding sequence ATGAGCCGTACCGCCAACGACGCACCGCCCCCGCCGCCCGAACCGCTGCGGGTGGCGGTCGCCGATTCCCACACCCACCTGGACATGCAGTCGGGCACCGTCGAGGAGGGCCTCGCCAAGGCCGCCTCGGTGGGCGTGACCACCGTCGTGCAGGTGGGCTGCGACGTGAAGGGCTCGCGCTGGGCCGCCGAGACCGCCGCCGCGTACGAGAACGTCCACGCGGCCGTCGCCCTCCACCCGAACGAGGCCCCCCGCATCGTCCACGGCGATCCGGACGGCTGGTCCCGGCAGGGAGCCCGGCCCGGCGGCGGCGACGGCGCCCTCGACGAGGCGCTCGCCGAGATCGAGGCCCTCGCGGCGCTCGACCACGTGAAGGCGGTCGGCGAGACCGGCCTCGACTTCTTCCGCACCGGCCCCGAGGGCACGGCGGCGCAGGAGCGTTCCTTCCGCGCCCACATCGAGATCGCCAAGCGGCGGGGCAAGGCCCTGGTCATCCACGACCGCGAGGCCCACGCCGACGTGCTGCGCATCCTGCGCGAGGAGGGCGCGCCCGAACGCACCGTCTTCCACTGCTACTCGGGGGACGCCGAGATGGCCCGCGAGTGCGCCGCCGCCGGCTACTACATGTCGTTCGCCGGCACCGTCACCTTCAAGAACGCCGCCCCGCTGCGCGAGGCCCTCGCCGTGGCCCCGCTGGAACTGGTGCTCGTGGAGACCGACGCCCCGTACCTCACCCCGGCGCCCTACCGCGGCCGACCCAACGCCCCGTACCTGATCCCGCTCACCGTGCGGGCCATGGCGGCCGTCCGGGGCCTCGACGAGGACGCCATGGCGACCGCCCTGGCCGCCAACACGGCGCGCGCCTTCGACTACGTCCCGCCGACCCCCGGCGCCGCGCTCTGA